From the genome of Antennarius striatus isolate MH-2024 chromosome 19, ASM4005453v1, whole genome shotgun sequence, one region includes:
- the cenpw gene encoding centromere protein W: MLNKAPKLKNTVKRKMKSNINMRPASEAMIELLTLLFVNSLAEEAKAKAFEEKSATIRAQHLKAVSKKMLKKARG, encoded by the exons ATGTTGAACAAGGcaccaaaattaaaaaacacggttaaaagaaaaatgaaaagtaacATCAATATGAGGCCGGCATCGGAAGCGATG ATTGAACTCCTGACGCTGCTGTTTGTGAACAGCCTGGCTGAGGAAGCCAAGGCCAAAGCGTTTGAAGAAAAATCTGCAACGATTAGAGCTCAGCATCTCAAAGCTGTCTCCAAG aaaatgctgaaaaaagCAAGAGGCTGA